A DNA window from Pyrus communis chromosome 3, drPyrComm1.1, whole genome shotgun sequence contains the following coding sequences:
- the LOC137729299 gene encoding nudix hydrolase 15, mitochondrial-like yields the protein MISILRRLLPPPPLLMELPNACGGSQRLIVLAQQLRLYKPPPFPSDDDIEEQRIEETAGKVVSQVGFAESDTPVARDPEKFRPKRAAVLVCLFEGDAGDLRVILTKRSSGLSTHSGEVSLPGGKTEDGDKDDGDTATREAKEEIGLDPKLVNVVTVLEPFLSKHLLRVVPVIGILNEKEAFKPDPNPAEVDAVFNVPLEMFLKDENRTSKEREWMGDKFLIHFFDYETKNKKYMIWGLTAGILIRAASVVYKRPPNFVEQNPRFKVTKSCR from the exons ATGATCTCAATCCTCAGAAGGCTATTACCACCGCCGCCACTACTCATGGAGCTGCCCAATGCATGCGGAGGCTCACAGAGACTCATCGTCTTAGCCCAGCAGCTCCGCCTCTACAAGCCGCCGCCTTTTCCCTCCGACGACGACATTGAGGAGCAAAGAATCGAAGAAACCGCCGGCAAGGTCGTGTCCCAGGTGGGTTTTGCCGAATCCGACACCCCAGTTGCAAGGGACCCAGAAAAGTTCAGACCCAAAAGAGCCGCCGTCTTGGTCTGTCTCTTCGAAGGGGATGCTGGCGATCTGCGCGTCATTCTCACTAAGCGGTCGTCGGGGCTTTCCACTCACTCGG GTGAAGTTTCTTTGCCGGGTGGGAAAACAGAGGACGGGGACAAGGACGATGGGGACACGGCGACGAGGGAGGCGAAAGAGGAGATAGGTTTGGATCCTAAGCTTGTCAATGTTGTGACAGTCCTTGAACCATTCTTATCGAAG CATCTGCTAAGGGTTGTTCCGGTTATTGGCATACTTAATGAGAAGGAAGCATTCAAGCCGGATCCAAATCCTGCTGAAGTGGACGCGGTATTCAATGTGCCCTTGGAAATGTTCCTCAAG GATGAAAACCGGACGTCAAAGGAGAGGGAGTGGATGGGAGACAAGTTTCTGATCCATTTCTTCGACTACGAAACCAAGAACAAGAAGTACATGATTTGGGGCCTAACTGCAGGTATCTTGATTAGGGCCGCATCAGTTGTATACAAACGGCCACCAAATTTTGTGGAGCAAAATCCCCGTTTTAAGGTTACTAAGAGTTGTAGATAG
- the LOC137729536 gene encoding protein IQ-DOMAIN 9-like: MGSGRWFKVLIGLNKAKDGNSKRLKGSSAHGKSSSIKLKKSSSANGQNLGLPIEDIAAIRIQTAFRAYAARKALRRLKGIVKLQLMTQAFPITKQATTTLSYLHSWSKIQDEVKARRLCMVTEGRIKQKKVESQQKLEAKLHDIEAEWCGGSETMDEVLARIYQREEAAVKRERAMAYAFSHQWRANCSQSQILGNYELGKANWGWSWKDRWIAARPWESRVQSPSPRKVQSKQASPVGKNINSPTPKASVIVKLPLSNGKATTKARRLSYSTVEEKSAASAGGIKTEEKNTPK, translated from the exons ATGGGTTCCGGGCGTTGGTTTAAGGTGTTAATCGGCTTAAACAAAGCAAAGGACGGCAATTCAAAACGGTTGAAG GGATCGTCAGCTCATGGAAAATCAAGTTccataaaattgaaaaagtcTAGTTCTGCGAATGGTCAAAATCTTGGATTGCCAATTGAGGATATAGCTGCAATTCGGATTCAAACTGCTTTCCGTGCATATGCT GCTAGAAAAGCTTTACGCCGTTTGAAAGGGATTGTAAAATTGCAACTAATGACCCAAGCTTTTCCTATTACTAAGCAAGCTACAACTACATTGAGTTATCTTCATTCATGGAGTAAAATACAAGATGAGGTTAAAGCTCGCCGACTCTGTATGGTAACAGAAGGACGGATCAAGCAGAAGAAAGTAGAGAGTCAGCAAAAACTTGAGGCAAAGCTTCATGACATAGAG GCGGAATGGTGTGGTGGCTCTGAAACAATGGATGAAGTTCTTGCAAGGATATATCAAAGAGAAGAAGCAGCAGTTAAACGTGAGCGGGCTATGGCATATGCATTTTCCCATCAG TGGAGGGCCAACTGCAGTCAGAGCCAAATCTTGGGTAATTATGAACTCGGTAAAGCTAATTGGGGTTGGAGCTGGAAGGACCGCTGGATTGCTGCTCGCCCCTGGGAAAGCCGTGTGCAGTCACCTAGCCCAAGGAAGGTGCAGAGTAAGCAAGCAAGCCCAGTTGGTAAGAACATAAATTCACCAACACCAAAAGCTTCGGTTATAGTTAAACTTCCTTTGTCAAATGGTAAGGCAACCACAAAGGCTCGGAGATTGTCTTACTCAACTGTCGAAGAAAAATCAGCGGCAAGTGCAGGGGGCAttaaaactgaagaaaaaaacactCCGAAATGA